The nucleotide sequence GGATTTTCTTGGGGATTCGTCAGATGAAGGAAAACATTCGTATCAATTGCAATTTTAGACATTTTTATTCGCCCCTAAGTCGAGTGCTTCAATTACATCCGCGCTGAAAAATTCCATTGGCAAACCTTGTCCCTTTGAACCCAAAGAGCCGTCAGGGTTGATGTCGAGATTTTTCACTACCACCGCGGGAAAATTCCCTTTTCTTTCCATCTCAAATTGCTGCATGAAAATCTCATAAGGGTGTATTCTGGGCTTTGAGCCTTTGCCAATGTCAAAGTAAGCAACCGAGACATCTGTTGTTGCTAACTCACCTTTGGAAACAAGTTTCCGCAGCCTTAATAATATATTCGGGCTATGCGTCTCAATGATGCTTGGGACTCCACGCTTTTTCCACAACTCCGCAAAAAACGAACCCAACTCTAGCTGTGCGGTGGGATGTAGCTGGGATTCCGGTTGCTCAACAATTAGTAATTGTCCTGCTGCATGCATTGCCCCTTGGACAAAAATCGGCAGGCATTGGCTAACTCCAAAACCAAACTCTGACAAAGAACAAAGGGCTTGCGTGTTTATGTTGCGACCTTTGATGTGGGTTAAAAGGTTGGACAATTTAGATTTAAAAATGAGCTTATCCACACCAGCTACGCTATGGGCAAATTTCTGAACGAAGTCGGCCTTGTCACGTAAATCAATGTTCGTAAAAAATTCCGCGAGATGCGGCATGGCATATTCTCCCCGGTGACCAACGTCATTGGGTGGCGGACTCCCGATTTGCACTGACTGTTGGGACTCCTCACGAATAGGGGAAAGGTGGCGGAATG is from Verrucomicrobiota bacterium and encodes:
- a CDS encoding AAA family ATPase, whose protein sequence is MITNIRLSNFRAFQSEVNVRISPITVLIGRNSAGKSSLIKFLLMLRQSLESKSDQFFVTDGKHVQLGTWKDLRHTKTRDPRWRDSQLRFKINVLTSDLPSRDIQSMWRTAANSQIVSETVDKFRLHLEFPKPPITKEAESVDFSIQGRVHYGNQFKYGAHEVWGRLPNNFLFRKYSDKLSRVSFLRFDERSDSLNELLKGVASERFLDTLRHEFLSFRHLSPIREESQQSVQIGSPPPNDVGHRGEYAMPHLAEFFTNIDLRDKADFVQKFAHSVAGVDKLIFKSKLSNLLTHIKGRNINTQALCSLSEFGFGVSQCLPIFVQGAMHAAGQLLIVEQPESQLHPTAQLELGSFFAELWKKRGVPSIIETHSPNILLRLRKLVSKGELATTDVSVAYFDIGKGSKPRIHPYEIFMQQFEMERKGNFPAVVVKNLDINPDGSLGSKGQGLPMEFFSADVIEALDLGANKNV